A region of Larimichthys crocea isolate SSNF chromosome X, L_crocea_2.0, whole genome shotgun sequence DNA encodes the following proteins:
- the LOC109142983 gene encoding uncharacterized protein LOC109142983 isoform X1, producing the protein MKRTLVMFLIILSAEMILGVPHAICPNQTIEAGQNISLTAYLDLPVDLSAYTVVWKRDDLNKDCVHAYRGKLDLPREQSAQYRGRTTLDPEDLTRGNLTLWIFSAQPSDSGRYKVYIPKLLVGCIIDLYVEDKQNDTKRNDFSPTIPPDDRDAANMEAVRHIVIPSVVVGAAIAVGGLIVFLVKSGKIKTVKKTQEVEMMPTDCEMENLKTETTEG; encoded by the exons ATGAAGAGGACACTTGTGATGTTTCTGATCATCTTGTCTGCAGAAATGATCCTGG gAGTGCCTCATGCCATTTGTCCAAATCAGACAATCGAGGCAGGACAAAATATCAGTCTTACTGCTTATCTGGACCTTCCGGTGGACTTGTCTGCTTATACTGTGGTTTGGAAGAGAGATGACCTCAACAAGGATTGTGTCCACGCCTATCGAGGTAAACTTGACCTTCCTCGTGAACAGTCGGCTCAATACAGAGGAAGAACAACTCTCGACCCTGAAGACCTGACCAGAGGAAACCTGACACTGTGGATCTTCTCCGCACAGCCGTCTGACAGTGGACGATACAAAGTGTACATCCCAAAACTGCTCGTTGGTTGTATCATTGACCTTTATGTCG AGGACAAACAGAACGACACAAAGAGAAATGATTTCAGCCCAACTATACCTCCAGACGATCGAG ATGCTGCAAACATGGAGGCTGTCAGGCACATTGTCATTcccagtgttgttgttggtgctgcTATTGCTGTTGGAGGTCTAATCGTTTTCCTGGTGAAATCTGGAAAAATCA AGACTGTCAAGAAGACGCAAGAAGTAGAGATGATGCCAACAGACTGTGAGATGGAAAacctgaagacagaaacaacagaaggaTGA
- the LOC109142983 gene encoding butyrophilin-like protein 2 isoform X2 has translation MKRTLVMFLIILSAEMILGVPHAICPNQTIEAGQNISLTAYLDLPVDLSAYTVVWKRDDLNKDCVHAYRGKLDLPREQSAQYRGRTTLDPEDLTRGNLTLWIFSAQPSDSGRYKVYIPKLLVGCIIDLYVEDKQNDTKRNDFSPTIPPDDRDAANMEAVRHIVIPSVVVGAAIAVGGLIVFLVKSGKISKDCQEDARSRDDANRL, from the exons ATGAAGAGGACACTTGTGATGTTTCTGATCATCTTGTCTGCAGAAATGATCCTGG gAGTGCCTCATGCCATTTGTCCAAATCAGACAATCGAGGCAGGACAAAATATCAGTCTTACTGCTTATCTGGACCTTCCGGTGGACTTGTCTGCTTATACTGTGGTTTGGAAGAGAGATGACCTCAACAAGGATTGTGTCCACGCCTATCGAGGTAAACTTGACCTTCCTCGTGAACAGTCGGCTCAATACAGAGGAAGAACAACTCTCGACCCTGAAGACCTGACCAGAGGAAACCTGACACTGTGGATCTTCTCCGCACAGCCGTCTGACAGTGGACGATACAAAGTGTACATCCCAAAACTGCTCGTTGGTTGTATCATTGACCTTTATGTCG AGGACAAACAGAACGACACAAAGAGAAATGATTTCAGCCCAACTATACCTCCAGACGATCGAG ATGCTGCAAACATGGAGGCTGTCAGGCACATTGTCATTcccagtgttgttgttggtgctgcTATTGCTGTTGGAGGTCTAATCGTTTTCCTGGTGAAATCTGGAAAAATCAGTAA AGACTGTCAAGAAGACGCAAGAAGTAGAGATGATGCCAACAGACTGTGA
- the LOC109142982 gene encoding butyrophilin subfamily 2 member A2-like has protein sequence MKRLVMFLIILSAEMILGESRPSSPTQLIEAEVYDNVTLQCDLDSRVNMENYTIVCERVDLKKKVHAYRGKQDLPHDQMDQYRGRTTLNPKDLSRGVLTLLISSVQTSDSGPYRCFVPKRKPSCTFNLTVVRRHEQNKTQRDTPSTTRTKLDVSDGAHMKAVRAGIITTVVIALCVLVVVLVVKSGTIQDCLKSLRGKKRTSNGSEERDEDQERPLETVEVK, from the exons ATGAAGAGACTTGTGATGTTTCTGATCATCTTGTCTGCAGAAATGATCCTGG GAGAGAGTCGTCCCAGTTCACCAACTCAACTAATCGAGGCAGAAGTTTATGATAATGTGACTCTTCAGTGTGATCTGGATTCCCGGGTCAACATGGAAAATTATACAATTGTTTGTGAAAGAGTTGATCTTAAGAAGAAGGTCCACGCCTATCGAGGTAAACAGGACCTTCCTCATGATCAGATGGATCAATACAGAGGCAGGACGACTCTGAACCCTAAAGACCTGAGCCGAGGAGTCCTGACACTGCTGATCTCCTCAGTACAGACGTCTGACAGTGGACCATACAGATGCTTTGTCCCAAAACGGAAACCCAGTTGTACCTTCAACCTCACTGTTG tAAGAAGACACGAACAGaacaagacacagagagatacACCCAGCACAACGAGAACCAAGCTGGACGTGTCTG ACGGTGCACACATGAAGGCTGTCCGTGCTGGTATCATTACCACTGTTGTCATCGCTCTCTGCGTTCTGGTTGTTGTTCTGGTTGTGAAGAGTGGAACGATCC aGGATTGTCTGAAAAGTctcagagggaagaagagaacaTCAAATGGATCtgaagagagggatgaggacCAGGAGAGGCCTCTAGAGACAGTCGAGGTGAAGTGA